A segment of the Halovivax limisalsi genome:
GCTATCAGGAGGCTCAACAGCAAGTGGAACCCGATGTACGGACGGACCGATTTCGCGCCGATCGATCGCTTCAACGCGGTGGCATCGAGCCGCGCCACTCCGCCGACGAAGGAAAACAGCGTCAGCCAGAGCAGCGTCGTGTACACCAGGTACAGTTCGTTGAACGCGGTCGTGAACGCGTACGAGGCGTAGGTGTACAGCAGGTACCCCATCACGCCGAGCCAGACGATGTACCCTCGAACCGATCCGCGAACGGCGAAAAATAGCGAGAGCGCCAGGGCGGGAACCGCGACGACGAGCGTCAGCAAATCCTGGCCGTAGACCTGCGGGAGCAACACCGGCGCGTCGCGGTAGAAGTCCGGGACGAACAGCCCGACGGTTGTGGCGATGACCGTCAACACGAGGATGGCGACGGTCGCGAGGATGTACGGGCGCGGGACGGAGACGGGCGCGTCGGCCATGGTGGCTCTCTCCTCACCCGGTTGCAATAACCGTCGTGGTATCCGAGCGCGCTGGGCCCGTTTGTCAGCCTTCGGTCCCATCATTTTCGTCGCCAGTCGGCGGGGCAATACCGAGCCGCCCCTCGACGAACGCGGCGACGTCGGCGGCGAACGCGTCGACCTCGTCCCAGTCGGTGAACTCCGCGTCCCTGGTGGTATCCGCGTCGGGCATCGACCGCTTGACGATCTGTTTCATCACCAACCGTTTGAGGAAGCCGTACTTCGAGTAGCGCAACGCGCCGCCGAAGAGGCCGATTCGATCCGGGTGCCACTCGGTCTCGTCGACGAATGCCTCGACGTACGATGCTGCCTGTGGCTGGCCCTCCTCGGTCGCCGAGGACAACGAGACCTGAAAGAACGCGGTCGGTATCGAATTCAGGGCGTCCGCGTGCGCGCGGACGAACTCGGTGACCGCCCGCTGGTGAGTGCCGGCGTGCACCGACGCCCCGACGAGGACGGCCTCGAAGTCCTCGAGGGCGAGATCCGGCGTGATTTCGGCCGCGTTCTCGACGGTGGCCTCGTGGCCGCGTGCCGCCAGGGCATCGCCGATGCGGGTGGCTACGTTTTCGGTCTGTCCCTCGCCGGTTCCGTACAATATCAGGAACGATACCACGTCACATCACCGGTACAGGTACTCGTTCGATTTCTATAAAACGACGGCCGAATCGACGGCGCCGACCGGATACGAATGTTTACCAATTTTGGGCCGTTCAGGGACACTATGAGCGTCGTCAGCGTCTCGATGCCGGAAGCGTTACTGGAGCGAATCGACCAGTTCGCCGACGAGCACGGGTACACCGGCCGGAGCGAGGTGCTCCGGGAGGCCAGTCGGTCGCTCCTCGGCGAGTTCCAGGACGATCGTCTCGACGGTCGGCCGTTGATGGCCGTCGTAACGGTCGTCTTCGAGTACGATTCGCCGAGCGTCGAAGAGGCGATGATCCACCTGCGGCACGAGCACGAGGAGGTCGTGACCTCGAGTTTCCACAGTCACGTGGGCGATCACCTCTGCGTGGAACTGTTCGTTCTCGAGGGATCGCTGGACGACATCTCGACGGTCGTCGGCGAGATTCGGGCCACGGACGAGACGCTGACCACCGACTATTCGCTCCTCCCCGTCGACGACGTCGGGCCGTTCGCCGAACTGGAGTGATCGGTTGCCGGCATCGATTCGATGTCGGAATCGAGCGGTGCCGTCGTGAGTGGACTGCCCTCCGGTTCGACTGTTCTGTTTGCGACCCGCGGGGACAGATTCGGTTCGTATCCACATGCGAAACCGGTCGATGTTCGTGCGCCGGTCGAC
Coding sequences within it:
- a CDS encoding CopG family ribbon-helix-helix protein gives rise to the protein MSVVSVSMPEALLERIDQFADEHGYTGRSEVLREASRSLLGEFQDDRLDGRPLMAVVTVVFEYDSPSVEEAMIHLRHEHEEVVTSSFHSHVGDHLCVELFVLEGSLDDISTVVGEIRATDETLTTDYSLLPVDDVGPFAELE
- a CDS encoding flavodoxin domain-containing protein; its protein translation is MVSFLILYGTGEGQTENVATRIGDALAARGHEATVENAAEITPDLALEDFEAVLVGASVHAGTHQRAVTEFVRAHADALNSIPTAFFQVSLSSATEEGQPQAASYVEAFVDETEWHPDRIGLFGGALRYSKYGFLKRLVMKQIVKRSMPDADTTRDAEFTDWDEVDAFAADVAAFVEGRLGIAPPTGDENDGTEG